The following proteins come from a genomic window of Candidatus Thiodiazotropha sp. CDECU1:
- a CDS encoding site-specific integrase, whose amino-acid sequence MSAPKIRLLPDTDKRQPYPLSWEEQARLFRELPPHLAEMALFAVNTGCRDGEICRLRWEWEVKVPALCISVFIIPGRYVKNDDDRLVVLNRAAELSRLIEAADSVCEQSGQKPELVVLRRLSVF is encoded by the coding sequence ATGTCGGCTCCGAAAATCCGGCTTCTGCCGGATACGGACAAGCGCCAGCCCTATCCACTCTCCTGGGAAGAACAGGCACGCCTGTTCCGAGAGTTGCCGCCCCACCTAGCCGAGATGGCGCTGTTTGCCGTCAACACCGGCTGCCGGGATGGTGAGATCTGCCGTCTTCGCTGGGAGTGGGAGGTCAAGGTGCCCGCTCTCTGCATATCGGTCTTCATCATACCGGGACGGTATGTGAAGAACGACGACGACCGGCTGGTGGTGCTGAACCGGGCGGCCGAGCTGTCAAGACTGATCGAAGCGGCCGATTCGGTGTGTGAGCAGAGTGGTCAAAAGCCTGAGCTGGTGGTTTTGCGTAGGCTTAGTGTTTTCTAG